The Candidatus Omnitrophota bacterium genomic interval AAGGCGAAGGATAATTTGGAATGAGGAAATCCATTGGAGCGGAGATTTATAGCAAGGACAAAATAAAAAACCCTCTAAATCCAAGATGGTTTAGAGGGCGGTTTTCGCAGTATTACGGCTACTAGGGTAAAAAGGAGATTCCTCTCATACGGAATCGAGCAAGCCTTTATAGTCCTAATATCTTTCGCGCTGTTTGCCTGGATACTTCCACGCCTTCGTACTCGCCATTTTCCAACCGTTCTTTGGCTCGAGATACCGCTTCCGGACGATAATCGGGTTCCGCTTGGGCCGCCGCGACCAGCCTTTTTACGGACTGCATCTGCTGTAC includes:
- a CDS encoding flagellar biosynthesis anti-sigma factor FlgM, encoding MVDIVGINTTTQQTNRVSSRAAAKSEAAKAPEAKSSASSGDRIDISAGVQQMQSVKRLVAAAQAEPDYRPEAVSRAKERLENGEYEGVEVSRQTARKILGL